ACGCATTTTTGAGGACCTCCAAGCCTGTGTTCAGTATAGCATACGCGGGCGCGGTCAGGACTTGGATTTTGCGCCGGGATTGGGGGGCAGTTCCTGGGGCTGAAGCTGGACCGGCGGCTCCGCTTTCCGGACGCGCGGGTACATCGCGGCGACTTCTTTGGGGTAAAGGCGTCGGACGTGGTGGTAGAGGAAGAGGGTGAGCAGGCGGCGCGTTTCGCCCGACATGCTCGTGAAGCGGACGCCGTAGCGCAGGCTTGCGGGGGCGCGGAGGCTGGTCTCTTCCTGGACGTAACAGATGCGCCCCTCGGACACCAGCTCGCCGTGCTGGCGGTCCAGGGCGAAGCGCAGTTCGATCGGGGTGCGGACGGCGAGGAGGGCGTCGGCGCGCAACTGGCAGCCATCGGCGCTCAGGTCCTCCATCACGGCGGCCCGGGGATCCGGTGCGTCGAGGGTTCGGAAGCGAACGGGGATCTCGGTGGGCACACGCCAGGCGGAGCGGTGGGTCC
This portion of the Candidatus Hydrogenedentota bacterium genome encodes:
- a CDS encoding PilZ domain-containing protein yields the protein MTDIPANPIHTGNTAFLFMMDQRFLVQIRGVDRIQIWVSFPGVNYPVPGLGGRLEFHHDRGFVAYNVQVLRYADRPEDGLILERSESAERRTHRSAWRVPTEIPVRFRTLDAPDPRAAVMEDLSADGCQLRADALLAVRTPIELRFALDRQHGELVSEGRICYVQEETSLRAPASLRYGVRFTSMSGETRRLLTLFLYHHVRRLYPKEVAAMYPRVRKAEPPVQLQPQELPPNPGAKSKS